The proteins below are encoded in one region of Rhododendron vialii isolate Sample 1 chromosome 7a, ASM3025357v1:
- the LOC131334425 gene encoding probable linoleate 9S-lipoxygenase 5 → MFHQIWDAITGEHEGRTIKGTVILTKKNVLDFNDFNASILDKFHELFGRRVSLQLISAVNADPEQALRGKLGKPAYLENWITEVTPLITGDSEFGVTFDWDEEVGVPGAFIIRSLHDSEFYLKSLTLDDVPGHGRIHFVCNSWVYPADKYKTNRVFFTNQTFLPSETPAPLIPYREDELVTLRGNGAGELKEWDRVYDYAYYNDLGEPDKGAKYVRPVLGGSSKYPYPRRGRTGRPPTKTDPETESRLPLLMSLNIYVPRDERFGHLKMSDFLAYGLKSVLQFLGPEFEALCFTHNEFDSFADTLKLYEGGIKLPEGSALDDIRENIPFELLKELFQTDGEGLFKFPMPQVIAEDKTAWRTDEEFGREMLAGVNPVIIKRLQEFPPTSNLDRKVYGNQNSAITRDHIENNLDGWTIEEALRSNKLFILDHHDALMPYVSRINSTTTKIYATRTLLFLQNNGTLKPLAIELSLPNPKGDQFGAISKVYTPAEDGVEASVWQLAKAYVAVNDSGYHQLISHWLNTHATIEPFVIATNRQLSVLHPIHKLLHPHFRDTMNINALARQALISAGGLLESTVFPGKYAMEMSSVLYKNWVFPEQGLPADLIKRGVAVEDEDAPHGLRLLIKDYPYAVDGLKIWSAIETWVHDYCHFYYTDNRSVQVDSELQSWWKELREEGHGDKKDESWWPKMQTVKDLIDSCTTIIWVGSALHAAVNFGQYPYAGYCPNRPTISRRFMPEPGSKEYEELKENPEKAFLKTITAQLQTLLGISLIEILSRHSTDEVYLGQRDTPEWTTDAEPLEAFGRFGKDLGDIEDEIVEMNGDEKLRNRVGPVKMPYTLLFPTSQGGLTGKGIPNSVSI, encoded by the exons agcAAGCATTGAGAGGGAAACTTGGGAAGCCAGCATATTTGGAAAACTGGATTACCGAAGTTACCCCTTTAATCACTGGTGATTCAGAATTCGGTGTCACATTTGATTGGGACGAGGAGGTAGGAGTTCCAGGAGCCTTCATAATAAGAAGCTTGCACGACAGTGAATTCTACCTTAAGTCTCTCACACTTGATGATGTTCCCGGACATGGTCGTATTCACTTTGTCTGCAACTCTTGGGTTTACCCTGCtgacaaatacaaaacaaaccGTGTTTTCTTCACGAACCAG ACATTTCTTCCAAGTGAAACTCCAGCACCGCTAATTCCTTACAGGGAGGATGAATTAGTGACCTTGAGAGGCAATGGAGCTGGAGAACTTAAGGAATGGGACAGGGTTTATGACTATGCTTACTACAATGACTTGGGAGAACCTGATAAGGGTGCCAAATATGTCCGCCCGGTTCTTGGAGGGTCTTCAAAATACCCTTATCCCCGTAGGGGAAGAACAGGCCGTCCCCCAACCAAGACAG ATCCAGAAACAGAGAGCAGGCTGCCTCTTCTTATGAGCCTAAATATTTACGTGCCAAGAGATGAGCGATTTGGACACTTGAAGATGTCAGATTTCTTGGCTTATGGACTGAAATCTGTACTTCAATTCCTTGGCCCAGAGTTTGAAGCTCTGTGTTTTACCCATAATGAGTTTGACTCATTTGCTGATACACTAAAACTCTATGAAGGAGGAATCAAGCTGCCTGAAGGCTCTGCTCTTGACGATATCAGGGAAAACATCCCCTTTGAACTGCTTAAGGAACTTTTTCAGACTGACGGTGAGGGGTTGTTCAAATTCCCTATGCCACAAGTAATAGCAG AGGATAAGACTGCGTGGAGGACAGATGAGGAATTTGGAAGAGAAATGCTGGCTGGAGTGAATCCTGTCATAATCAAGCGTCTTCAA GAGTTCCCTCCAACAAGCAACCTAGATCGTAAAGTCTATGgcaaccaaaacagtgcaataactAGAGATCACATAGAGAATAACCTAGATGGGTGGACAATTGAAGAG GCACTAAGAAGCAACAAACTCTTCATACTAGACCACCATGATGCTTTGATGCCATATGTGAGCCGGATTaattcaacaacaacaaagatTTATGCCACAAGGACTCTCCTCTTCCTGCAAAACAATGGAACTCTGAAGCCTCTGGCAATAGAATTGAGCTTGCCAAATCCAAAAGGTGATCAATTTGGGGCCATAAGCAAAGTTTACACACCAGCTGAAGATGGTGTTGAAGCTTCTGTTTGGCAGTTGGCTAAAGCATATGTTGCAGTAAATGACTCCGGCTACCATCAGCTCATCAGCCACTG GTTGAATACTCACGCCACGATTGAGCCATTTGTGATTGCGACAAATAGGCAGCTAAGTGTGCTTCACCCAATACACAAGCTTTTGCATCCCCATTTCCGCGACACGATGAACATAAATGCACTTGCCAGGCAAGCCCTCATCAGTGCTGGAGGTCTTCTTGAGAGCACAGTTTTTCCAGGAAAATACGCAATGGAAATGTCATCAGTTCTGTACAAGAACTGGGTTTTCCCTGAGCAAGGACTTCCTGCTGATCTCATCAAGAG AGGTGTGGCCGTCGAGGACGAAGATGCTCCGCATGGCCTCCGGTTGCTAATAAAAGACTACCCTTATGCCGTGGACGGACTCAAAATCTGGTCGGCAATCGAAACATGGGTCCACGACTACTGCCACTTCTACTACACGGACAACAGATCTGTTCAGGTGGACTCAGAGCTCCAATCTTGGTGGAAGGAACTCAGAGAGGAAGGACATGGCGACAAGAAAGATGAATCCTGGTGGCCTAAAATGCAAACTGTAAAGGATCTTATCGACAGTTGCACCACCATCATATGGGTGGGGTCCGCCCTCCATGCGGCTGTCAATTTCGGGCAGTACCCTTACGCTGGGTACTGCCCGAACCGCCCGACCATCAGCCGTCGGTTCATGCCCGAACCGGGCAGCAAAGAGTACGAGGAGCTTAAGGAGAATCCAGAAAAGGCTTTCTTGAAAACAATAACGGCTCAACTGCAGACCCTTCTTGGAATTTCTTTAATAGAGATTCTGTCCAGGCATTCGACGGACGAAGTTTATCTTGGCCAGAGAGACACGCCAGAGTGGACGACGGACGCGGAACCATTGGAGGCCTTTGGGAGATTTGGAAAGGATCTGGGTGACATTGAGGATGAGATTGTGGAGATGAACGGTGATGAGAAATTGAGGAACAGGGTCGGGCCAGTTAAGATGCCTTACACTCTGCTGTTTCCTACTAGTCAAGGTGGGCTCACTGGCAAGGGAATTCCCAATAGCGTTTCTATATGA